From a single Adhaeribacter swui genomic region:
- a CDS encoding YqjF family protein: protein MSFLTAEWRKLAIANYEVNPTVLQPYLPFGTELDFWEDQCYVSLIGFRFLNTRLLDFKIPFHVNFEEVNLRFYVKRKVNQEWRRGVVFIKEIVPLPALALVANILYNEKYETRPMQYHWREQENNQEIAYQWKIKGNWQVISLLANKEAIPIPIGSKTEFISEHYWGYAQVNNLKSNQYEVTHPRWQQYAVTDYTISVDFELNYGKAFRFLNNCVPSSVMLAEGSAITIENKTNITPN, encoded by the coding sequence ATGAGTTTTTTAACTGCTGAATGGCGCAAGCTGGCCATTGCAAATTACGAGGTAAACCCTACTGTACTCCAACCTTATTTACCTTTTGGCACCGAACTGGATTTTTGGGAAGACCAATGTTATGTAAGTTTAATTGGCTTCCGGTTCTTAAACACGCGCTTGTTAGACTTTAAAATCCCTTTCCACGTAAATTTTGAAGAAGTTAACCTGCGTTTTTATGTAAAAAGAAAAGTAAACCAGGAGTGGCGCCGGGGTGTGGTATTTATTAAAGAAATAGTGCCTTTACCTGCTTTGGCCCTTGTGGCTAACATTTTGTACAACGAAAAGTACGAAACCCGGCCGATGCAATACCACTGGCGCGAGCAGGAAAACAACCAGGAAATAGCCTACCAATGGAAAATAAAAGGCAATTGGCAAGTAATAAGCCTATTGGCCAATAAAGAGGCTATCCCGATACCAATTGGTAGCAAAACGGAATTTATTTCGGAACATTATTGGGGATACGCCCAAGTAAATAATTTAAAAAGTAATCAGTATGAGGTTACCCACCCCCGCTGGCAGCAATACGCCGTTACAGATTACACCATCTCGGTAGACTTTGAACTGAACTACGGCAAAGCATTTCGTTTTTTAAATAATTGCGTTCCCAGCTCCGTTATGCTTGCCGAAGGCTCCGCAATAACCATCGAAAACAAAACCAATATTACCCCCAATTAA